The stretch of DNA GCGCGAATGCTAGGCAAAGCACAAGATTTTGCGATATAGTTCTGATCATTGACGCCTATCGTTTAACCCAACTGTTGACCCCGGAGATGCGTTGCAGGCGCGCCGGCTGGCTTAGTTTGCGTGAGCGTCATGTTTCGGAGACTTGCATCTCAAGATGAAATTTTTGCGCTATTCATTAGTTCTAATTTCTTTCTTCATTTGCGTTGGCCTTGGTTTCGCGCAAAGCCCGTCAGCTTCGCCCACGCCCCCTGACCGTTTTGATCGTCCGTCTAGCGGCATCCATATCACGAACATCCCAAGTTCACAGCCACCGCTGCAGCAACAACAACCATTTGAGGATCGCATCGAGGAATCGGCACAGGAACGGATGCAAAGAGAATCGGCGAGAGTTCCTGAATTTGTAGCGCCTCCCCCGGAGCCTGACATCGAATTCCAGGATTTTGTAACCAGTTCGCTTGGTTACCACCTCAACATATTCGGCCAAAGCCTCTTCCACAATGTTCCGTCCACTTTTGCGCCGGTGGACCGCATTCCAGTCACGCCAGATTATCTGATCGGGCCCGGCGACGAATTGCTGGTGCGCGCCTGGGGTCAGATTGACGTTAACTATCGTGCCGTGGTGGACCGCACCGGCGCAATCTACCTGCCCAAAGTGGGCCCTATCAGCGTGGCGGGTGTGCGCTATGACCAGCTGAATGCATATATGAAGGCGGCAATCAGCCGCGTGTTCAAGAACTTTGATCTTGATGTCACGATGGGGCGCCTGCGCGCTGTCCAGGTATTTGTGGTTGGCCAAGTGCGGCGTCCGGGCTCTTACACAGTCAGCTCGTTAAGCACGCTGGTGAATGCGCTGTTCGCGTCCGGAGGCCCATCCAAGCGCGGCTCTATGCGGCACATCGTGCTGAAGCGCCAGGGCAAAGACGTGACCGACTTCGATCTTTACAACCTGATCGCTTTTGGCGACAAGAGCAAGGACGTGCAATTGCTTTCTGGCGATGTAATCTGGGTGCCGCCTGTAGGCCGCCTGGTTGCACTGGCCGGCAGCGTCAACGTGCCGGGGATTTACGAATTGAAAGAGCATGAGACGCTGGGCGAAGTCCTTGGCTATGCCGACGGTTTTACCACTACCGCTTCCGGGCAGAAAACGTTTGTTAACCGCATTGACGATCGCAAGGTCCGCCATACCGCTGAGCTGGATCTTTCAAGCACTGGATTAAAGACGGAGCTGCGGGATGGCGACATCGTACGGGTCCTTCATATTTCGCCACGATTTGACAATGCCGTTACCTTGCGTGGCAACGTGGCTGTGCCGGGCCGTTACCCGTGGCGGCAGGGAATGCGCGTCAAGGACCTGATTCCCAGCCGCGATGCGCTGGTCACGCAAGAATTCTGGAAGCGCCAGAATAAGCTCGCCGTTGATCTGGAAAGCCTAACGTTCAAGTCGCGCGAAGAGGTTGAGCAGGACCAACAGCGCGACCAGGAGAACCGCGACAAAAACGCTCCGGCGAACCAGCCCGAAGCCCAGAATCCGCCGCCTTCCACTCCAGCAGGACGAAATCAAGCCACACCACCCGATCAACGCACGCAGCAACAACGCGACGAGGACCTGGCATTGCGAGTTGGACGCACAGAAGCGCAGCGCATCAAGCAGGAAGAGCTTAAGAATGAAGTAAAGCGTTCCGCGGCTGAAATTAATTGGGAATATGCGGTCATTCTAAGAATGGATCCGCAGGACCTCAGTACTCATCTGGTGCCTTTTAACCTGGGCAAAGCCATTGCCGGTGACGAAAGAGAAAATGTAATTCTTGAGCCCGGCGACGTGATTACAATCTTTTCGCAGAACGATATGCAGGTCCCGGCGGGACAGCAGACCAAATTTGTTCGGTTGGAAGGCGAGTTTGTCACAGCCGGCGTTTATCAAGTCCAACCCGGCGAAACGTTGCGTCACCTGATCGCGCGAGTTGGCGGCCTTACGCCGCAGGCTTATTTATACGGCGCCGAATTCATGCGTGAGTCCACCCGGGAAGACCAGCAGAAACGGCTGGACGAGTACATCAACGACCTGGAGCAATCGATTGAGAGAACCGCAGGTGCGCAAAGGAGTCTGAGCGGGGACGAAGCAGTGGCGGAAAGACAAACTCTTGAAGGCCAGCGTCGGTTGCTGGACAAACTCCGCCAGATGAGAGCGACTGGACGCATCGTACTTGAACTTAAACCTACAGCCGATGATGTGAGCAAATTACCGGACCTCCCGCTTGAGGATGGTGACCGATTGCTGGTCCCATTCAAGCCGGCCACGGTGAACGTGATTGGCTCGGTCTACAACAGCAACTCTTTTATCTTCAAACCGAACAAGACCGTCAGCGATTACATGCGTCTTTCCGGCGGTCCTACAAAAAACGGCGACAAGGGCAGGTCGTTTGTAATCCGCGCAGACGGCACAACCGTGAGCAAGCATGGTCACAATGGGCTGCTGGTAAATAGTTTTGAACAGGCACGACTGATGCCGGGCGATACGATTGTGGTGCCGGAAAAACTGGACAAAGGCGCAACGCTGAGAGGCTTTAAGGATTGGACCCAGATCATCAGCACGTTTGTGATTGGAGCGGCAGCGGCCAAAGTGCTCTTCCCGTAACAACGACAAATGACAAGATCACAGCAATCGATTCTGGTGACGGGCGGGGCTGGTTTTATCGGCTCCAATTTCATATTGCATTGGCTGGCGCAGGAAGGTTCGCGCGTGGTGAACCTTGATAAGCTCACATACGCTGGGAATCCCGCCAACCTGGCTGAGCTTAGCGACGACAATCGTTACGTGTTCGCGCGTGGCGACATCAATGATGCGGAGCTGGTAAGCGATTTACTGCAACGCCACAAGCCGGTTGCAATCGTTCATTTTGCAGCGGAAAGCCATGTGGACCGTTCCATCCACAATGCTCAGGAATTTATCCGTACCAACATTGAGGGAACGTTCCAATTGCTTCAGGCCGCGCGCCAGTATTGGAACGGTCTCGCTGAAACGGAGAAGCAGAATTTTCGTTTTCTGCACGTTTCAACCGATGAAGTATATGGATCGCTTGGACCCACCGATCCGGCCTTTACGGAAAAGACGCCATTTGCTCCCAACAGCCCGTATGCGGCTTCAAAAGCTTCTGCCGATCATCTGGTGAGAGCGTTTCATCACACGTATCGACTGCCCACGCTGACCACCAACTGCTCAAACAATTATGGCCCTTACCAGTTTCCGGAAAAACTGATTCCGCTGATGATCCACAATGCGACGATGGGAAAGCCTTTGCCGGTTTATGGCGACGGGTTGAATGTCCGCGATTGGCTTTATGTTAAAGACCATTGCGAAGCGATTCGCCAGGTGCTAAGCAAGGGCCGCGTAGGCGAGTGTTACAACATCGGCGGCAACAGTGAGAAGAGCAATATCGAGGTGATCCGGGAGATTTGTGCGGTCCTTTCTGAGCTAAAGCCCGGCGGCGGATATGAATCATTGGTCACATATGTCAAAGACCGGCCCGGCCACGATCGGCGATACGCAATGGACTGCACCAAAATCCGCAGCGAACTGGGATGGACACCGAGCGAAAGTTTTTCCAGCGGATTGCGCAAGACAGTCGAGTGGTATTTGGCGCATGAAGAATGGGTCGCATCCGTGACTTCAGGCGCATACAGGGAATGGATCAATCTTCACTATCACACCGCACCGTGAAGGCCGGCATAGTTATGGATCAGGGCATGAATCAGGAACGTAAGGGCATTATTCTGGCGGGCGGCTCGGGAAGCCGGTTGCATCCGGTAACCCAGGCTGTTTCCAAGCAACTGCTGCCCATTTATGACAAGCCGATGATCTACTATCCGATCAGTGTGTTGATGCTGGCCCGGATCAGAAACATTCTTATCATTTCCACTCCTGCAGATACGCCGCGCTTTGAGCAGCTCCTGGGGGATGGCCGCCGATGGGGACTCAATTTAAGTTATGCCGTGCAGCCCGCGCCGGAAGGTCTGGCGCAGGCATTCATCATTGGCAAGCAGTTTCTTGCGGGAAGCGCGAGCGCGCTGATTTTGGGCGATAACATTTTTTATGGGCAGGATCTGTCAAATTGCCTGCGGAGCGCTTCAGCCCGGACTGAAGGCGCGACAGTCTTTGCTTATCCGGTCAACGACCCAGAGCGCTACGGCGTGATTGAGTTTGATCGAGCGGGCAAGGCATTAAGCATTGAGGAAAAACCCAAAGCACCCAAGTCCCGCTACGCCGTGACGGGGCTGTACTTTTACGATCCTGAGGTCGTGGAAGTTGCGGCGCAGTTGAAACCTTCAGCGCGTGGCGAACTGGAGATTACGGACGTGAACCGCTGGTATCTTGAGCGTGGCCGCCTTGCGGCAGAAATCTTTGGCCGCGGTATGGCATGGCTCGATACAGGCACACACGACTCTCTGCTTGAAGCTTCTTCCTTTATTCAAACCATTGAAAAGCGCCAGGGACTGAAAGTTTCCTGTCCGGAAGAGATAGCATTCAAGCTTGGGTTCATCAGCGCCGCGGAGCTTGAGGCCCTGGCGCAGGCGCACAGCTCCAATGGATACGGACAATATCTTCGCGGGCTGCTGGAGAGGCCTGCTTTCTAGCCTAATTTGACGTTCGAAAAAATCAATCGAGCAGCACTCACCATGGACATTGTCTTTGCAGGATGAATCGAGCTGATCTAAAAATCGTGATTGTTGGCCGTAACGGTCAACTTGCACGGGAAGCAAACCAGCGATTTCAAGGGCTGGGCCAGATGATTTGTTTGGGACGGCCCGAGTTCGATCTGTTGGACGTAAATAGCGTGCGGGAAGAGATTCGCAAGATAAAACCGACGGTAATAGTCAATACCGCAGCTTATACGGCGGTTGACCAGGCAGAATCTGAGCCTGAAGCCGCAATGAAAATAAATTCCGAAGCGCCGGCAGCGATGGCGGATGAAGCAAAGCGGTTAGACGCATTATTTATTACCTACTCCACTGACTATGTTTTCGACGGAAAGAGCGCCACGCCCTACAGCGAGACCAATCCGACAGCGCCGCTCAACGTGTATGGCGCGAGCAAGTTGAGTGGCGAGCGGGCTGTGGAAGCCGTGGGCGGAAATCATCTGATATTTCGCACGTCATGGGTGTATGGCGCGCGCGGCAAGAATTTTCTAAAGACCATTCTCAAGCTGGCTGCGGAACGACCGGAATTGAGAATTGTGGATGATCAAGTGGGCGCGCCGACCTGGAGCCGTGATCTGGCCGACGCAACAAGGAAGATTATCGAAAAGCTGGTGGCGCGATCCTCTTCAGCCAGGACTTCTATAGGCGAGGCGTTGGGTGATCGCCGCGGCATCTATCACATGACTGCCAGTGGAAGCGTCTCATGGTGCGGGTTTGCAGCCGCGATCCTGGAAGAGATGGGGAAGCATGGTTTATCGAGGGGCACTTTGGCGAAACTTGTGCCCATACCGAGCAGCGAGTATCCAACGCCTGCCGTGAGACCGCATAATTCACGCCTGTGTAATGAGAAGCTGAAGAATGCTTTTGGCGTGACGCTGCCAGCGTGGAGGGAATCCCTTGCAGCCGTAATGAATGAGCTTGGTTGATTAAGGTTACGCTTGAAGTGCGAGTGTCCAGTTTTCAGCCATAATTCACTGGTCAATCCAGAGCACCAGCAATGGTACGATTAGACATTCGGAAGCCTGGAAAGCAGTAATTGCTCGACGAGAAACAGGAGTAGGACTAAAGATGTGTGGCATCGCAGGATTTTGGCAGACTAAACGGCAAGCGGAAATTCCTGCCGAAATTTTGCTCCGAATGGGTACCGCGCTCAAGCACCGTGGTCCAGATGACTCTGGTGTGTTCTATGACGATTCCACTGGTGTAGGGCTTGTCCATCGACGCTTGTCAATTCTTGATCTTTCACCCGCCGGCCATCAGCCGATGACCTCGCATTCAGGCCGTTACGTAATCATCTTCAACGGCGAAGTTTATAACTTTGAAGAAATAAGAAAAGAGCTTGTCCCTGGCCATGCCTGGCGAGGCCACTCCGATACTGAAGTGATGCTGGAGGCGTTTGAGCGCTGGGGCGTGGAAGGAGCTGTGCAGCGGTTTGTCGGCATGTTTGCTTTTGCTCTTTGGGACCGTAAGGAGCGGAAGCTTTATCTTGTTCGCGACCGACTGCAGCAATTTGACTTCAGCCGTGAAATATTGCGGCAACAGCGGCTGGTAAAGATGGCATCATTTCCGTCTCCGTTGACGATCGCTGTCCCGGACGCGCGGCTGAAATGGCTAACGCGTACATTGACGAGCTGGAAAAACTTACCAGAACGCTGGCCATTACTGACGCCGGCAAGCGGCGCATCTTCTTTGAGCGCGAAGTAAAAGACGCCAATGACGAGCTGGCCGCCGCTGAATCGCAACTCAAGCAAACTGAAGAGAGCACCGGCATTATCCAGCTTGATAGCCAGGCCAAAGTAATGCTGCAGGCTTATGCCGACCTTCGTGCCCAGGTCGCCATGAAGCAGGTTGAACTTCAGTCAATGCGCTCTTTTGCCACTCCAGAAAACCCTGATCTCATCCGCGTGCAGCAGGAACTGGCCGCTCTGCAGACCCAGCTTTCGCGTTTTGAACGCGGACAGGGAACTCATTCTCCCACTGACCTGGCGCTGGAAAAAGTGCCCGGCGCCGGACTTGAATACGTCCGCAAGTTGCGCGAAGTAAAGTACCGTGAGACCTTGTTTGAGCTTTTGGCCAAGCAATATGAAGCCGCCCGCATTGACGAAGCCCGCGACGCCTCCGTTATCCAGGTCATGGACAAGGCCATCCCGCCGGAAAAGCGGTCCTGGCCCAAGCGCGGGCTCTTTGTTATGGCCGTCACGTTATTTGCGCTATTGCTCGGCATTCTGCTGGCCTACCTCACTGAAGGTGACGAGGGAACAATTGGCCCTCGCGCTGGGCGTCCCGGTCCATTGCCTGGGATTGAGGCGCAATGCGCCGAACCCTTTTCGCGTCCTCTCCATCCTGCCGCTGGCCCGGCGCATTAGTCCCCAGCTTGTCCAGGGATGGATGTATCACGGCAACCTGATGGCCAGCATGGCCGCGCTGGCCTGGCGGAAAAATGCCGTGCGCCAGAAGCCGCCGGTGCTCTGGAACATCCGGCAGACCGTTTACGATCTGCGCCGTGAGCGATGGCTGACCGCGAGACTCATTCGCCTGGGCGCGCGTCTTTCCGCCGGCCCCGCTGCCATCATTTACAACAGCCAAACCAGCGCTAGCCAGCATGAGAGTCTAGGCTATCGCGCGGAAAAACGAGTGATCATTCCCAATGGCTTTGACTGCCAACTCCTGCGTCCGGATGAAGCTGCGCGGAAGGCAGTTCGGGCAGAACTGGTCATCACCGACGATATTGTTTTGGTCGGCTTGGTAGCTCGCTACCATCCTATGAAGGACCATGTAGGTTTCCTCAAGGCTGCTGCCATGGTAGTTCGATCTCATCCGCAAACTAGGTTCGTGCTGGATGGGAGCGGCATTAGCTGTAAGCAACCAGAGTTAGCGGAAGCAATCCAGCAAAATGAACTTCAAGCCCACGTTATCCTGCTGGGTGAGCGATCTGACATTCCACGCTTGAACAATGCATTCGATATCGGTTGTTCCGCCTCCGCCTGGGGAGAAGGTTTTTCCAACTCCATTGGTGAGGCCATGGCCTGCGGCGTTCCGTGTGCGGTAACAGACGTGGGCGATAGTGCGTACATTGTGGCCGATAGCGGTTTTGTTGCTCCGCCGCGTGCACCTGAAGCTCTTGCCCATGCTATTGTACGCCTGATTAACGTGGGTAGATCGGGCCGCCAGCAGCTAGGAGCCAAGGCGCGGCAACGAATTGAAACCGAATTCAGCCTTCCGGCCATTGTCCAAAGGTATGAGGATCTTTACCTGACCCACTTCCAAAAATAATTTTCGTCTTAGCATCAAAATGCCGCCTCAGGCGATGCACCTAATTCGCTACGGAACACTCTTTGTTCATCCTAGGAGAAATAAGTCCGCAAACTTGTTCAATCCATCTGGTAAAGTACTTATTCATCTCCACTCCCAAAGAGAGGCTACTGGTGCAAATTGCTGTCATCGGTTCTGGTTATGTAGGGCTTGTTGCTGCGGCTTGCTTTGCCGAACTTGGCCACAAGGTTGTGTGTGTGGACAACAATGTAGAGAGGATCGCCGCCCTGAACGCCGGGGAAGTCTTAATCCATGAGGAATTTTTGCCTGAAGTGCTGGGACGCAACCATGGCCGGCGGCTGACATTCTCTTGTGATTCGGCTGAAGCCATCCGCGGGGCCACCGCCATTGTGATTGCGGTGGGAACGCCACAGGGGGCCGACGGGCAGGCAGATCTCTCCTATGTGGAATCCGTGGCCCATGAGATCGCGCAGCGGTCGAATGGCTACAAGCTGATCGTCGAAAAGAGTACCGTACCCGTCTATACCAATGCGTGGATACAGAAGTTAATGCTGCAAAACGGCTGCGCCATTGAAGATTTTGATGTTGTCTCCAATCCTGAATTTTTGCGTGAGGGAACTGCTGTAACTGATTTCCTTTATCCAGACCGGATTGTGGTTGGCGCGGACAGCGATCGGGCCAGAAAACTCATGCGGGAAATTTACGCACCGCTGCTCAACGGAAGCTATTCCCGTGAGTCCGGAGCTGTTCCCGGTCCGGATAGCGTTGAGGAGATGGAGTATCTGGAAACCTCGACGCAAAGCGCGGAACTCATCAAGCACGCTTCGAATGCTTTTCTAGCCATGAAAATCTCTTTCATCAACATGGTAGCCAATGTGTCAGAGCGTGTCGGGGCTGATATTGAAGAAGTTCGCCGCGGAATCGGAAGCGATAAACGTATCGGCCAGAAATTTCTGAGGGCCGGAATAGGTTATGGCGGTTCCTGCTTTCCCAAAGACGTCGCTGCATTTCAATCTGTAGCGCGTGCGTGCGGCAGCCGCTGGAGCCTGCTGGAAGAAGTATCGCGTATAAACCAGGAGCAAATTGACCGGTTTTTGCAGAAAGTTCGTAAAGCAGTGGGAACACTCAAAGGCAAGCGCATTGCCGCCCTGGGGCTGGCATTCAAAGGCGGTACGGATGACATACGGGAATCACCGGCAATCAATGTCATCCAGGGCCTGCTGGCGGAAGGCTGCAAAATAATCTGTTTTGACCCTGCGGCAATGGGAAAAGCAAAAGAAGTTCTGGGAAAGACCGTAACTTACGCCAGGGACGCTTATGCCGCGGCGGACAATGCTGACGCGCTGCTTATCTTGACGGAATGGAAGGAGTTTGCGGCGTTGGACCTTAAGCGTATGAGTAGATTGCTGGCTGTTCCCCTGGTTCTGGATGGAAGAAATTTATATTCTCCTGAAACGATGTCACAGGCTGGGATCACTTATTACAGTGTGGGACGGTCAAACCGCAAGAACCACTCCGTGGATTTTGCCATGCAGGATGGAGCACTCCAGTTGCGGCCAATTTCCGGAGATTAAAAAAACTTATATAGAAAACTATTGGCAATAGCGGTATATTGTTTTACTTTGATATATCAAAAATGGGAAACGTTAACATTTCTTAATTATCCGTTTGTCTCAGTTCACTTGTACGATGGACGACACCCCGATAATAAAAACAGCTTTAGGAGAAGGCAATGAGGGTTCTTATAACCGGTGGTGCGGGTTTTATTGTGAAGATGCACCAAAATAATGTCACCCCTTAACTGCAACGAAAAAATGTCACCCTTAAAGGATGGTGACCTTGAGCCAGAAGGAGTTGCAGAGAATGCGAGTGATTGAAAAAGCAGTGGACGGGCGGCTGAGCGTACGTGAAGCCGCCGGTCTACTGCAGCGCAGTGAACGCCAGGTGCAGCGCCTCAAGCGCCGTTACCGGCCCGACTCCGCCGACTGGGTGCGGCATGGCAATCGTGGTAAACCCAGAACCTGGGCCCTGGATCAATCCCTGCGTCAGCGCGTGTTGGAATTAGCTACGGGCAAGTATGCCGGCTTCAATGACTCTCATTTGCGGCAAAAGTTGGTCGAGAACGAAGGCCTTACCTTGAGCCGAGAGAGCGTACGTCGCGTTTTACGCAAGGCCAAACGCCCCTCTCCCCAGAGCGTCGTCCACGTCAGTATCGCTCCCGTCGTCCGCGCCAGCCCCGTTTCGGACTGGCGCTGATTGAAGCGGCCGCCAAGCGCGCAATTGTTGCCACTGACGTGCCGGGATGCAGAGATATTGTCCGGCATGGAACCAATGGGCTTCTGGTGCCGCCTAGAAATCCTGCCGCGCTGGCCGACGCCATTACGCAGTTATTGAATGACGCAGCATTGCGCGCTGAAATGGGCCGCCGCGGGCGCGAAATAGTGGTGAACGAGTTCTCTGAGGAAAAGTGATTCAGCAAACGCTGGCCCTATACCGCCAGATGCTCAGTGGCGGCACGGCAACGGTGAATGCCGATAACCCGGTCCGCGAACTTTGAGCTACGCCTGTCGGCAATACCAGATACACTTTTCCTCATATTTATCATGAAATTTAATTTCTTAGTGCATCGCATTTTACCGGGCTTGCTCCTTCTGGCTGTGGCTTCCGACGAAAGGTGCGTTCCTGCCATGGCAAGATGAACAAACGGCAGTCCATGCGCCTGATTTACCTTCCGCCGACCCAAAAACCGAGGCAGAGGCAGAGCAGGGAACAAGTTCATCTTCAAATTCCTCATCATTGCCGGCAGCGCAATCTCAGCTGCCAGGCGAAAGCAAGAAAAAAACCGAAACAAAAAAGCAGGCAGAGCGCACACAAGGAACATCGTTCAAGAGAATGTTCCTGAATGTTCCTGGCGACCAAAAAGCCATCTGGACGAGCCCACTCCATATCCGCGCGATAGATTCTTTTTGGTTGTTGCCTCTGGGCGGGGTAACCGCAGGCCTGATTGGCAGCGACGAGCACAGCATGGCGCGGGCGCGCTCGAACGCGGATGCCATTAGGCTGGGGAAAAATGTTTCTGATATTACGTTGGTTGGCATGGCTTCTGTTCCCGCGCTGATGTATGCGTGGGGCGGACTCCACGGTTATCCCCGTGCAAAAGAAACGGGGCTGCTTTCCGGTGAAGCCCTGATCAACAGCTACATCGTAGATGAGGCGCTTAAACTTGCTTTCGCGCGCGAGCGCCCAACCACGGTTGACGGACAGGGCAGGTTCTACCAGACGTTAAGTGATCCATCGTTCCCGTCCGGCCACTCAATCCTGGGTTGGACGATGGCTTCAGTGATTGCCCATGAATATCCTGGGTGGCTTTCGCAGTCTCTTGCCTATAGCGGCGCTACAGCTATCAGCGTTAGCCGCGTCGCTGGTCGCAAGCACTTTCCTGCCGACGTGGTAGTTAGTGGCGCTATGGGGTGGCTCATCGGGCGCCAAGTTTATCGCGCGCACCATGATCCAGATATCGATGACGCTGAATACGGTTCGTTTGAATCCGATACGCAAGAAGACCGCCGGTCACGCATGGGATCGGTCTTTGTCCCTCTGGATAGCTGGATTTATCCTGAGTTAAAGCGCCTTGCCGCGATGGGATATGTCCGCACGCAATTCCTTGGTCTTGAGCCCTGGACGCGTGAAGAATGCCTGCGGCAGATACAAGAAGCGGAATACTTTGCGCAGGA from Terriglobia bacterium encodes:
- the rfbD gene encoding dTDP-4-dehydrorhamnose reductase, with amino-acid sequence MNRADLKIVIVGRNGQLAREANQRFQGLGQMICLGRPEFDLLDVNSVREEIRKIKPTVIVNTAAYTAVDQAESEPEAAMKINSEAPAAMADEAKRLDALFITYSTDYVFDGKSATPYSETNPTAPLNVYGASKLSGERAVEAVGGNHLIFRTSWVYGARGKNFLKTILKLAAERPELRIVDDQVGAPTWSRDLADATRKIIEKLVARSSSARTSIGEALGDRRGIYHMTASGSVSWCGFAAAILEEMGKHGLSRGTLAKLVPIPSSEYPTPAVRPHNSRLCNEKLKNAFGVTLPAWRESLAAVMNELG
- a CDS encoding UDP-glucose/GDP-mannose dehydrogenase family protein, which translates into the protein MQIAVIGSGYVGLVAAACFAELGHKVVCVDNNVERIAALNAGEVLIHEEFLPEVLGRNHGRRLTFSCDSAEAIRGATAIVIAVGTPQGADGQADLSYVESVAHEIAQRSNGYKLIVEKSTVPVYTNAWIQKLMLQNGCAIEDFDVVSNPEFLREGTAVTDFLYPDRIVVGADSDRARKLMREIYAPLLNGSYSRESGAVPGPDSVEEMEYLETSTQSAELIKHASNAFLAMKISFINMVANVSERVGADIEEVRRGIGSDKRIGQKFLRAGIGYGGSCFPKDVAAFQSVARACGSRWSLLEEVSRINQEQIDRFLQKVRKAVGTLKGKRIAALGLAFKGGTDDIRESPAINVIQGLLAEGCKIICFDPAAMGKAKEVLGKTVTYARDAYAAADNADALLILTEWKEFAALDLKRMSRLLAVPLVLDGRNLYSPETMSQAGITYYSVGRSNRKNHSVDFAMQDGALQLRPISGD
- a CDS encoding helix-turn-helix domain-containing protein, with product MQRMRVIEKAVDGRLSVREAAGLLQRSERQVQRLKRRYRPDSADWVRHGNRGKPRTWALDQSLRQRVLELATGKYAGFNDSHLRQKLVENEGLTLSRESVRRVLRKAKRPSPQSVVHVSIAPVVRASPVSDWR
- the rfbB gene encoding dTDP-glucose 4,6-dehydratase; this encodes MTRSQQSILVTGGAGFIGSNFILHWLAQEGSRVVNLDKLTYAGNPANLAELSDDNRYVFARGDINDAELVSDLLQRHKPVAIVHFAAESHVDRSIHNAQEFIRTNIEGTFQLLQAARQYWNGLAETEKQNFRFLHVSTDEVYGSLGPTDPAFTEKTPFAPNSPYAASKASADHLVRAFHHTYRLPTLTTNCSNNYGPYQFPEKLIPLMIHNATMGKPLPVYGDGLNVRDWLYVKDHCEAIRQVLSKGRVGECYNIGGNSEKSNIEVIREICAVLSELKPGGGYESLVTYVKDRPGHDRRYAMDCTKIRSELGWTPSESFSSGLRKTVEWYLAHEEWVASVTSGAYREWINLHYHTAP
- the rfbA gene encoding glucose-1-phosphate thymidylyltransferase RfbA — translated: MNQERKGIILAGGSGSRLHPVTQAVSKQLLPIYDKPMIYYPISVLMLARIRNILIISTPADTPRFEQLLGDGRRWGLNLSYAVQPAPEGLAQAFIIGKQFLAGSASALILGDNIFYGQDLSNCLRSASARTEGATVFAYPVNDPERYGVIEFDRAGKALSIEEKPKAPKSRYAVTGLYFYDPEVVEVAAQLKPSARGELEITDVNRWYLERGRLAAEIFGRGMAWLDTGTHDSLLEASSFIQTIEKRQGLKVSCPEEIAFKLGFISAAELEALAQAHSSNGYGQYLRGLLERPAF
- a CDS encoding SLBB domain-containing protein, giving the protein MKFLRYSLVLISFFICVGLGFAQSPSASPTPPDRFDRPSSGIHITNIPSSQPPLQQQQPFEDRIEESAQERMQRESARVPEFVAPPPEPDIEFQDFVTSSLGYHLNIFGQSLFHNVPSTFAPVDRIPVTPDYLIGPGDELLVRAWGQIDVNYRAVVDRTGAIYLPKVGPISVAGVRYDQLNAYMKAAISRVFKNFDLDVTMGRLRAVQVFVVGQVRRPGSYTVSSLSTLVNALFASGGPSKRGSMRHIVLKRQGKDVTDFDLYNLIAFGDKSKDVQLLSGDVIWVPPVGRLVALAGSVNVPGIYELKEHETLGEVLGYADGFTTTASGQKTFVNRIDDRKVRHTAELDLSSTGLKTELRDGDIVRVLHISPRFDNAVTLRGNVAVPGRYPWRQGMRVKDLIPSRDALVTQEFWKRQNKLAVDLESLTFKSREEVEQDQQRDQENRDKNAPANQPEAQNPPPSTPAGRNQATPPDQRTQQQRDEDLALRVGRTEAQRIKQEELKNEVKRSAAEINWEYAVILRMDPQDLSTHLVPFNLGKAIAGDERENVILEPGDVITIFSQNDMQVPAGQQTKFVRLEGEFVTAGVYQVQPGETLRHLIARVGGLTPQAYLYGAEFMRESTREDQQKRLDEYINDLEQSIERTAGAQRSLSGDEAVAERQTLEGQRRLLDKLRQMRATGRIVLELKPTADDVSKLPDLPLEDGDRLLVPFKPATVNVIGSVYNSNSFIFKPNKTVSDYMRLSGGPTKNGDKGRSFVIRADGTTVSKHGHNGLLVNSFEQARLMPGDTIVVPEKLDKGATLRGFKDWTQIISTFVIGAAAAKVLFP
- a CDS encoding glycosyltransferase, translated to MALALGVPVHCLGLRRNAPNPFRVLSILPLARRISPQLVQGWMYHGNLMASMAALAWRKNAVRQKPPVLWNIRQTVYDLRRERWLTARLIRLGARLSAGPAAIIYNSQTSASQHESLGYRAEKRVIIPNGFDCQLLRPDEAARKAVRAELVITDDIVLVGLVARYHPMKDHVGFLKAAAMVVRSHPQTRFVLDGSGISCKQPELAEAIQQNELQAHVILLGERSDIPRLNNAFDIGCSASAWGEGFSNSIGEAMACGVPCAVTDVGDSAYIVADSGFVAPPRAPEALAHAIVRLINVGRSGRQQLGAKARQRIETEFSLPAIVQRYEDLYLTHFQK